The following is a genomic window from Rutidosis leptorrhynchoides isolate AG116_Rl617_1_P2 chromosome 8, CSIRO_AGI_Rlap_v1, whole genome shotgun sequence.
ATTGACAACTAAAATAGAAATGAATGTGGGTTAATAAATTAATTGATCGATGTTGGTTAACACTAAAATAAAAAATGAGTGACAGtgggtcaaagaataattgatcgaTGTTAATATAAGTTCTGATCtgatttgcttttcaaaaaaaaaaaaaaaaaaaaaaaaaaaaaaaaaaagttctgaTCTGATTTggaaaaaactaaactaattaaaaaACATATGGTCTTTAAAAAAGTTGAGATAATATTAATGAAGTTTGATAGATAGGGACACTAGTCCCACATCGACAGTTCCATATATTTTCCCTCTATTTCTATCTCTATATTAACACAGTTGGAATTATTCTTTGGGCCACTGGGGTCATTTACTTATTGGGCAACTGGGGTCATTTGCTTCTTGGGCCAATGCTATAAAGTCTAAAAGCCAAGTATTAACACTAGATATAATTGGGCCATCAGGGTCAACTGCCCCCAGTTGACCCTACATGGATCCGCCCCTGACCAACTAGATATATTAGTtatcaaacaacgtatatccacatTCGACCAATCCGCCCCTGACCAACTAGATATATTAGTtatcaaacaacgtatatccacattcgaccgcgcgttgaatacaaacgcagcaacgcgcggtctttTTCTAGTTGAAACTATATCAAATAAAAATAACTGAATTTTTATCTGTTGTGTGAATGTAATCTGTATACCAATACAAACCATATAATAATTTCTTGTAGATTATGTACATTGAAGACCTGATTTAGTAACGCCGGTTTTGATGTCAACACATCAATGCACAACTCATAAGGTATCCCGTATCCCTGTCAATATGGACAAGCCTTTGGTTGCCCAACTAAATAATTAATCAAAATGGGCCGACCCATTAAAACACTTTTTTGTCCACTGGTCTAGTTTATGACCCGTTGGTCCCATTATTAGGCCGGTAGGGTCAGATTCGGTCGATCATCTCAAAATAACCTAATGATTGGACTCTAATTACTAAGAAAAGGTCACAAATTCACTAGCAATGGGCCAAGGGTGACCAGAGTAAAAATAAGTCTCGGGATGACTCCGATTACATCTATACATCTGAGTTAATAACCTTATCCATTTTAAGGTCAGATTGGGATCCCATTGGTGAATCAACTTCTACACAACTTACTAATTTAAGAATATTTCTAAAACAGAAGTAAAAGATTATTATCAACACATAAATAAGAAACAGGAATGTTGATAAATTGAATGGAATTCAACAAATCAGAATCAACTTCAACTATACAACTTATACGTCATACGGATCATAAATATTATTTAGCATAATAATATTATGACGAACGAATCTTGTAAGCGACTACTGAAAGGACCCAAACGTGTTCTCGCCACTGTACCTAACATACAGGAACCCATCATCATCCTTCTTTTCATCGTATATAGTAGACATTATAGCTCCTACAAGCATCAATCAACATTTACATCACATTAGCAACACAACAGAAAAACTTCAACCCTGAATGAcccacaaaaataaaaaataaaaacactgTAATAAATAAGTGTGATTTAAAATACCTGTTGGTGGAAGGACGTTTTCAACGAAAATAAATATAGCTTTCTCTGCACTCAGCTTAATTCTTTTaagaatcacataaacaaactgaCCGACAGTAAGATCAGCAGGGACAAGGTACCTgttgtaattatattaaaaaaaaaaaaacattaaatgTTAACAACCCTGATCATTAAACAAATGAGTCATTATAATCATTAAGGATTACAAGAAACACAAACTTACTTCTTCTTATCGATATTAGGGATGTCGCTTTTCTCAGCCTTCTCCACAATCACCTTCAAGTAAAACATATGAATATGACATCATCAAAATATGAAGCTAAAATTACATAACTTTCCATTCTAGCAATTATATATTCTCAGAAAAAATTAATTTAAACACTAGTAGGCTAATAGTAGCCAATTGTAAATAATCCTTTGCAATTTTAATAAAgaaaaataatattatattatacggTCTAGATAACTAACAATAGTGACAATTGTTAGGCACTTAACTATCTATTTGCATGatctataaaggaaaaaaaaaatctaagcgcaAAAGGTTTTGGTTTGGCAATTGTAGTGAATGAACAGGATATTTTGTTACATTGTCACCGTACCTAACAATAACAAAATCGGTTATGTATTTGACTATTTTGTTTATCATAAGGCCCTCATTTACATGCATTAACGAAAATTCAATCAAATCATTGACCAAATAAGTAAAGATATTGGCGTAAAAACTCTTTCTTACCGGAATCCTATCAGGGTATTTCTCCCTAATCCTTGAAGCCTCAGCATGCCTCTTTGCTGTAAAAGCAACAATTAAaagaaataaatatatattaatattttttttaagtcACAAAATTATCGATCATGGGTGCGGATAAAGTTTAGGTAATAAGAATAATTCCTTAACAGAATGTGAGCATACGAACTTACAGAACTCATGTTCTTGCTTGAAGCTACCTTTGGCCATTTTGGTCTAATTATAACTGCAAAATCAATAAACAAAATTCAAATATCAAAATTACAATAATTCATAACCAAGAACAACGGCAGAACAAAATTCAAATCAAGAAATAAGGATTATTCCTCTCTTTTTATACTTAAAAGCATACTTTACGAAAAACACATTTTTATGCAAAATCCAAATTCGAGGACTCATACTCAGAGCCCCAACCTGGGTGATCACTAAGCCATCTCATAAACAATCACATCCTACACGATTGTGTGAGTATTTAATAGAAAGTCTGTAAGTTGATTAACGACTCTAAAATTACTCCTTTTAAAAGGGTAAAAATCCACATATCTCCCCTTTGTGAATATATTTTGCTTAACTTTATATTGAAATTTTTAATGTTTGTAACTGTGATGCATTGAATACCATACTCATACTCAGTGTTGTAAAATTCGGCCGACTTGGTCAACGCGtcagccgatgcgtcgttttttttgggttctccgtcccgttttttctgaaaacgactcaaaagacggtcaaagctaaaagtccGGTCAAAgcctgtcaaagacggtcaaagttggtcaaaaacggtcaaaatcagtcaaattttcgtcaagatgtgatatgtttaaaattagggtttgttttcattttttgggccgctcttttttctgtgtccttactgattatgtactcggtaacattaattgagttgtaacattaattgagtttgaagtttgattgtatttaaattcaagttcttatttaagaaatttatggtacagaataaactattttatacatatataaatatatatttaagaaattattaataaagtaaaCGTTGgccaacgaccgatgcgtccccgacgcgtccccgactcggccgacgtcCTTGATGGGTCCCCGACTtgtgacttttacaaccttgctcaTACTCATTATATATAAAAAGAATGTGGTTGTAGAAAGAAAGTTTTTGGTTTGATTTTTGTTAGTTTTAGAAGAATATATTTACAATTTACAATATATAGAATATAAATAAATAGGGATTATATACTAGGAGGCCACCAAAGTTTATCAAATTGTGTTCATAGGCCACCTATATTTGAAAACGATTATGTAGGCCACCCAAATTTATATATTGTTCAATGTACGCCAAATTCGCATAAAAAATCATCCAAAAAAGGTAAATAGACACAAATTTTTTAATTAACACTACATCTCTTATTGTTATCTCCAAATATAAGAGTATTTGCATTCTTTTAAATTTTTACAATGACTTTTTTAGCTACACCTGGTACGTATGAAACAAAATACAAATTTGGGTGACCTACAAGATCATTTTTAATAACGGGTGAACACAAAATGATAGTATATATTTGGGTGGCCTCTTAATGTATAATCCCTAAAAAAATAAAGTAACAAAAAGATCTTTTAACCATGATCATAACAGAAAACTCTGTATTTGCTAAATGAATAACAGCAACTAAATTAATTTACAAGGAAAATACAAGTCATACTCGAGAACATAAACAgttaaactataaatataaatatatacaattaaAAAAAAACTCCGTAAATAGATAAATAATATACAGTAACATGGTAGTTTAACTATAGACTCCAGCTTAATTGTGTAATTTTCAATAAAAAAAACTTCTTAAAACTAAAAATCAAATCACAAAAACTAATTGCAGTTATACGAACTGAATAAAATGATCATAATTAACTgatctaataaaaaaaaaaaaaaaaaaaaaagagaattaGGGTTTGAGAAACATACAACAAAGCAGGGAACCGAAGGAAACTTGATTTGATTTGAGAAATGAGTATttgattgagcaaacgatggaatagAAAGGTTGCGTCTTCAATCGGATTGAATTGTGTAAATGAATTCGATCAGGTGGCTTCACGGAATATATTatgtgggtatatatatatatggttttggGTAACCTCCAAGTAATACTATTGATTAttgaattatatttatttatatttatattaatataaatatattacgaaaATTTCAATCTcaacataatataatataatataatataattataataatttattaTAAAAAAGTAGAATAATTCTACTTGGATACTTTaatatctattaaatattaaattatatatatatatgatataatatAATTGAAATGGAATAGAtggatatatatacacacacgtcaTGTTTGGATAATCCTTGTAGCCCAAATTATTGGGTATCGATTAAAAAGGATAGTTGGTGAGGTGATGAACATTTTCAATGTTTTTTTTATGATGaatatactatttttttttttttagccatACATCACTAAATATACATGTTTTAATGTATTGTAAATCTATGATTATTTAATGTTTTTTAGTGATGTATAGCCGTATAGGTAATAAATGGTGGTGTATGGATCCTTTTTTTGGTATACCTATTTCTCGACTCCGTGAGTCCACTAAATGTATACTAAATCTAAAAAATACTTGAAAATTAGAGTATTGAtgtttgtgttttttttttctttgaaaGGCAAGTAGTTAGATCAGTGATGGGGATATAAACCACTGACCCGACAATTTTTCGCGCACACACATGCTTTTGGGCGAAAACCCAAACCGCATGACAGAGAATCGATCCTTACTCCATCCCGAGGGAAAGGCGGAGCGGGCCGTATAATAATATTAGTCCGTACCACCAATGACAACATCCAAAACATGCCTGCAGCATCGCGCGGGCTAAACCGATGCTCGTTCAAAATATTTCAACTTAACCCTCTTGACTCGTTATAGATAATATATACGAAGTACAAAGCAAATCGACCCGTCTATAGCTAGTGCCGAATGGGACGAGGATTGCTACTTTGTGACAATATGCACCGAGAGGATTTAACTTCGATTAAACGAGCATTTGATTCACATAATGTCTTTAAGGAAACAAGATGCATCAAAGTGACAATGTTAAAATATGAAGTGATTAGAACTTGCGAGCATAGTCCAACGGTTTCCcttcatgtactttgtgtcatgggatagggagaggtcatgagttcgatccttagagatgacatgattttctttaaatcaattgaacaccaataatggtagtATAATATTGACCCTACAAGgatgttttaccggattcgttcacggacctctacccggaccactgcccgaatggatgtgttccccggtaccgtcgatcgggttcgggctTCCGCCCGAAGTGTGTGtttcgtgcaaatgatgagggtcgttgaaataaatgatctactgatgtcaaaaaaatcgccgttaaaaaaaaataataataatgaagtgatTAAAATCTGATAAACTAAAATGAGGCATGTTTTATAACGTTGTAGAGTACATCTCTCCAAAGTAAATTTAGTGACGTACAAATTAATTTTGATGGTGTACAAATCACTTTCCGTTTGTATACGGATCACTAaactgttataaaatatctagattgtgttataaaatatctagattggatgttaattttattattattatatttcttgcatagtaatattttatactataaatagacatgtatggtaaccatttaaggtgcaccatttctcttgaaatatcaatatcaatatttcttctctccttcttctctctttttctctctttgttcttataaccattaaaggtagttataagcctactgaattataacacgttatcagcacgaaaagcttagtgtaattaaaagatatctcaaacgatcacgaatcactaatcaaggtatgaaattattaataattttcagactcgaatatatcaaattttggactactaacatttatatttatgttatttaagttatatatggtcggttataccacctgaattatatttctgtaatctaacttttactaacttcactaacatttatatttatgttatttaagttatatatggtcggttataccacctgaattatatttctgtaatctaacttttactaacttcactaacatttatatttatgttatttaagttatatatggtcggttataacacctgaattatattttctgtaatctaactcttattaacttcactaacatttatatttatgttaataagacctcatgattgtacgcaacacgtcatttgacaacacggtactttatgtacgcaacacgtcatttgacaacacggtaccatgggtcgagattaattccgatcaatacgaatacgacggggtctttatatgttatctaacatttatgattacttatgcaattaatcattatttatttcatgcatactaatgtttattcttaaatttataattttaaaagttaaaataaaaaaatagtttgtatttttattaaaagtaaatcttaaaagttaaaataagaaaaagtagtttgtacttttattaaaagtaaatcttaaaagttaaaatacaaaaagtagtttgtatttttattaaaagtaaatcttaaaagttaaaataagaaaaagtagtttgtatttttattaaaagtatatcttaaaagttaaagtaagaaaaaaaagggatggtaaaatggaatagttttttgtcaaaaatgaagtattgaaaatgaagtggtctccttctataactaaaaaaaatatatattcttttatcaaatgaatttttttgtggccgacaatttcaaacacgagtccgtgtttagtttatcaagaatatctcttgctttggtgaaaggtcacgatcacgatatcaggtgttgtgaaagaattaaaaaattggtcaagtggccttttaaaaactagaaaaaaaaatttaaacaaaaagttttttttatatatttataatttacgggtaacgtaaaaaaaatgaagtttttttaaaaaaaaaaaaacaaagaaagtgtttaaatgagttttagagaaagggggaaagcaaagtaaaaaaaaaacttttttccaaacaaaggtaaatgaaagtaggacttaatacaagaaaaaagtaaacatctcctagacgtgataaaatctatcaatgataagtattagacttgatgagctaaatgtgacaaaaatgtttcaacatgtcttatgttaattttctaaaataagttattattattccgagtttaacacatatacatatgttaattaaaaacaacctttttgttcttatgtagtgttgggttgcaattttggttgtatgccataattccatccagtagagtgacaatagaaaacttttgatgataatcaataaaaaacttttttccaaacttgtcaaatgttttgttaaaaacgtgaccgttgaaaaaaggaggttgaataataaaacttaaaaaacaaattattttttttaagagtgtgcatcaaaatggcccgtttaataatggggagtaaaaatatagtcaaattgtttcaacgaacaagggttcaattggatgtctcttaaaaaaaatccgcgggtatgggtgatggatccaatggatccgcatccacgacccgcgggtgctatccctaattgtgacaagtacaaatcaactaaaagtctaaaaaataaatgctattatagggaccaaatgttcacaataattgcctaagctagatatgaaacaaatagttcattaaaaaaaaaaaaaagtcgttgtgcgttttcgggatgatagccgaaatacacttacaaaagtaggtcagccgtcaattctttatggccatatcaacgtagatcaataaaatcatttatggttttgataaaagattaattaaaaattaattgtttttttggtcttggattctcggtaacaaaagcaaaggttgtttttggttgccacaacaaacaagacagaggttgttgacttttgttgttaaacatgacacaagtgaacaataacaatagattattgtttttgaaaagaataatgatgcgttaattttattgtataaaataaaattaaagaaaatggttttcattgatgactatgaacaaacgcaaacaaagtgtttgtggtatttggtgattaaaaaaaagtgcatctaaagcttctactgaaaataatatgcatctaaagcttctactgaaaattaatgtgcaaggtacaacgtataactatatggtcaaattcatttgagccttcggagtcacaagtatatgatgtatatatatattactcaattaacaaaatagtaaatctaaattaattcatatgaatagtaaaacgaaattaattaatttactattcacataaaaaagcgcatatgataaaaagcgcatcgcatatgataagcgcatatgataaaaagcgaatatgatgaaaagcacaacgcatatgatgaaaatcgcatatgattaaaagcgcatatggtgaaaaacacagcgcatatgattaaaagcgtatatgatgaaaaggatatatgataaaaaaaacacatatggtgatttataaaaaaaaaaaaaaacacatatggtgattaatggaaagcacatatggtgattaatgaaaagtatattgtgaaaaagaatcacaaatgtttcttgaaagaattcaaggtaagatatatgaaccaattcatccatcatgtgaaccattttgatatttcatggttctaatagacgcatctagcggatggtctcatatttgtatgttatcaagccgtaatatggcatttgcaaagtttcttgcacaaattattaaattgagaacacattattctgattacactatTAAAagaatgagacttgataatgctggtgagttaacatctcaagcatttaatgatcattatatatctacagggattgttgttgaacatccagttgctcatgtgcatacacaaaattggtttagctgaatcaatagataaacgcttacagctaataactagacaattgataatgagtacaaatctctcaatatttatatgtggacatgtaaatttacatgctgcgacattaattcgcattataccatgtggaagtcgtaaatattttcacttaatacttgattttggccaagagccaaatattttctaccttaaaacattggttgtgcagtgtatgttccaattgtatcaccacaacacaataaaatggttcttcaaagaaagatgataatatattttggatataaaacatcttcaatcataagatatattgaacccatgatgggtgatgtttttacagcatgttttgctgattgtcattttaataaaacattgttccctagattagggggagaaataaaaataaaaaataaaatgatgcttcatgatgtgaacatcaattaaggtatattgaactcgcacaaaagaatgtgaaacgaaagttcaaaaataatgcatatgcaagaacttgcaaattaattactttatgcatttacagatataaaaaagtgactaaatcatatataccagcgataaatgctccagctcgaactgaaattccaaaagctggcaataatgtcactgttgagtctttgtcacgcatcaaacgtggaagatcaattggttccgaagataaaaatcctcgaaaaagaaaatcagctgataatgaggtaagagaaagtgttcaagaagaaccacaaatcaatattccttctgcagaggatattgataaatgtaaatactaaaattgcgataaattatgcaatattatggaaccgaaatgaaactaaaatctctatgagatattttcatataatgttacaatgacatcatgaataaagatgatgatctggaactaaaatctgtcattgaatatacaaaatggacatgattgagctcaatggaaaggagcaataagagctgaattagaatcgctcgataaaagaaaagttttcggatcaatcgttatcacttttaaagatgtgaaacgtatgggatacaaatgaatttttatccgaaaagaaatgtgcaaatgaagttacaagacaaaactagacttgtaactcaatatttcccacaaagaccagaaatgaattaggaggaaaaattatcctcctgtaatggatacaattacttattagatacttaatcaacctggtagttatttaaatgcatctcatgaatgttgttactacttatctgtatggatcacttaatagtgatatatatgaatatacctaaagggttaaggtatcataagcatctaatgtaaaacccaagggaatatattccattaaatcacaaagatttctaagtgggtttatacaaacgggacgtatgtggtataaccgattaaatgactacttgataaaaaaaagggtataaatataaacttattttgcacgtatgttttataaaaacaatgttcggatatgagatcgtagttgtttatgtcaatgttcttaacatcatatgaacaaataaagagatctatgaaatcattcaacttctaaagaattattttgaaatgaaagatcttgaaaaaaccaagtattaccttggattgcaaattgagcatatgcctaatggtttacttgtacatcaaacaacttataccgaaaagattttaaaacattttttttaaagacaaactcattgttgttagatcactcaatattgacactgatctatttcatccctgcaaagatcatgaaaattttaacagatcggaagttctatattttagtgcaattgaggttcttatgtatcttatagattatacaagatctgacatttcttttgcagttaatttgttg
Proteins encoded in this region:
- the LOC139861368 gene encoding autophagy-related protein 8f-like, with the protein product MAKGSFKQEHEFSKRHAEASRIREKYPDRIPVIVEKAEKSDIPNIDKKKYLVPADLTVGQFVYVILKRIKLSAEKAIFIFVENVLPPTGAIMSTIYDEKKDDDGFLYVRYSGENTFGSFQ